A window of the Henckelia pumila isolate YLH828 chromosome 3, ASM3356847v2, whole genome shotgun sequence genome harbors these coding sequences:
- the LOC140893520 gene encoding putative phytosulfokines 6, protein MNPHFHMMNNIALVLLLLSSATIPKYSARELMAPKPGEVDVKMNNIESQESVTKMKGFDSFNKLIGLEENSSCEGGLDEEDCLRRRDMLEAHLDYIYTQQRTP, encoded by the exons ATGAATCCACATtttcatatgatgaataataTTGCTCTTGTTTTACTCCTCCTTTCCTCTGCCACCATCCCCAAGTATTCTGCAAGAGAATTAATGGCACCCAAACCAG GAGAAGTGGATGTGAAGATGAACAACATCGAGAGCCAAGAATCTGTCACAAAAATGAAAGGCTTCGACTCTTTTAAT AAATTGATTGGTCTTGAAGAAAACAGCTCGTGTGAAGGAGGATTGGATGAAGAAGATTGTTTAAGGAGAAGGGATATGCTTGAGGCGCATCTTGACTACATCTACACTCAGCAACGTACAccttaa
- the LOC140886743 gene encoding DNA glycosylase/AP lyase ROS1-like, whose product MAEELKDDGDWVPVTPAKTAQEYSPVDSGKERDRSDRILGRLSAADACFANVSGNSDKAEYEEARKVEAPLESIKGSWLNDEQAHHNFGSDSTISKTSDTPGHPNSEKLGSCGVRLNKKKRPKVKKHRPRVFDETKPKKIPKSQTVNPLTPKQKTSRRSIPRTSPLEEKKCMRKENPPEVFDGTRKSCRRELDFNHEIHVNDQHGHIDGVTNSKFMETSFAKDEHDEHVQMVDGFQGLTNFPNACTETSLRDSLEDILKLDLEEQDFDFCPGIQAIVQRYQLREKTRSNPLCQEDLNFEEKINAPEGASKMHCGTRFKVYKRIFRPDECLKNSRKLGPNFPRIFKKKRMKRERATKFQMEMDLCITHKVTSTKRSKSNKPFKKIMKRCPSTTLVDGMHQERAMDNELSTNFVMKEDCAWSANIRKKRSQTRGGKNKICCGGKPLEPQGYTSILTWSVQHKRKRSNIYAQSRVCLVPTDFEAAQSRVCLVPMDFPSKAGVKENVEDLVEISIKQIETPISVGQHLDLKNMFLNLNAHEIRGMTDFICQRFESLCISDVNNQLVLSDKKSGGAIYNQLVLRNQKTGGAIDKQLVLRDQKAGGAIFAYEGKFDLLRRRKLLPKVDLDAETLRVWKLLMETDGTEDTGEGEDETKKDWDNLREMFRGRMESFISCMHHIQGDRRFSPWKGSVVDSVIGVFLTQNVSDHLSSSAFMSLAAKFPPSMTKRSNSNKNNVGHQESVDIDAPRDQSTHENNEEPCLCSTKQDMRQICSCAKTTSSQLRTSKNFAVLKEVLHGEETMSHQQINNQEEDKISCDESIIDTKSGDACAGSISCKSRDTISRPCTGENSAFFNHEEIADVKYGDTAPVIPDSSAHKSSTTIARPCSSENAYIFRQDLLVEEDTFLQQYYRHEDNKTSCDESVANLKFRTSQSDTSASKPDDISDLDDLGNININGLPNVGKNRESAGGRNKRVVKEKQESPIKWDDLREQYSRGKSKDPVNDNIDSADWEAVRQASVEEVAKVIMNRGMNNILAGRIKDFLDRMIEDHGAIDLEWLRDVPPDKAKDYLLSIPGLGLKSTECVRLLTLRHHAFPVDTNVGRILVRLGWVPLLPLPEDVQIHLLNNYPLVDTIQKYIWPRLCKISNQTLYECHYQMITFGKVFCTKRQPNCNACPMRGQCRHFASAYASARLRLPGVQGGSNESEPQVKSSQNAMDIDPPLLVHCDDDVSRVGDICLNSEPIVEFPPSPEPAAREMAERDIEDFGYESEDEIPPFQLNQEEFSKNLQDFIEKTNLLNGEATTTSKELVVLSPEAASIPMPKLKFVGRLRTVHQVYEIPDSHPLLAGFEKREPDDPCPYLLAIWTNECSQPPKSTCSCRESMTCDVCACCLRDEVQTQNDESIQGTMLIPCRTANRGSFPLNGTYFQVNEVFADHESSHRPISVPRKWIWRLRRRSLYCGTSTTSIFRGMTTDEIQYCFWRGFICVRATDRVTRAPRPLGTRFHVCKTRVLGDE is encoded by the exons ATGGCCGAGGAGTTGAAGGATGATGGTGACTGGGTGCCAGTGACTCCGGCGAAAACGGCGCAG GAGTATTCCCCTGTTGATTCGGGGAAAGAGAGGGACAGAAGTGATCGCATACTCGGGCGTTTGAGTGCTGCTGATGCATGTTTTGCTAATGTTTCTGGGAATTCAG ACAAAGCTGAGTATGAAGAAGCCAGGAAGGTTGAAGCGCCTCTGGAAAGTATTAAGGGATCGTGGCTGAATGATGAACAGGCACATCACAATTTTGGGTCAGATTCTACAATTTCCAAAACTTCAGATACACCAGGGCATCCAAATTCCGAAAAGTTGGGCAGTTGTGGAGTTAGATTGAATAAAAAGAAGAGACCAAAAGTGAAAAAACACAGACCAAGAGTATTCGATGAAACCAAACCCAAAAAAATTCCGAAATCACAGACGGTTAATCCTTTGACACCCAAACAAAAAACTTCTAGGCGATCTATTCCTAGAACAAGTCCCCTTGAGGAGAAGAAGTGCATGAGAAAAGAAAATCCACCGGAAGTTTTTGATGGCACTAGAAAATCTTGCAGGCGAGAACTGGATTTTAATCATGAAATCCATGTCAATGATCAGCATGGGCATATTGATGGGGTGACCAATTCCAAATTCATGGAAACTTCATTTGCAAAAGATGAACACGATGAGCATGTTCAAATGGTAGATGGATTTCAAGGGTTGACAAATTTTCCAAATGCTTGCACTGAAACGTCGTTAAGAG ATTCTTTAGAAGATATCCTGAAGCTAGACTTGGAGGAGCAAGATTTCGACTTCTGCCCTGGAATCCAAGCAATCGTCCAGCGATATCAACTCAGAGAGAAGACCAGAAGCAATCCTTTATGCCAGGAAGATTTGAATTTTGAGGAAAAGATAAATGCACCAGAAGGAGCATCAAAGATGCACTGTGGTACCAGATTCAAGGTCTATAAAAGGATATTTCGACCCGACGAGTGTCTCAAGAACAGCAGAAAACTTGGACCAAACTTTCCAAGAATATTcaagaaaaaaagaatgaaaagagAAAGAGCAACTAAATTTCAAATGGAAATGGATCTATGCATTACGCATAAAGTAACTTCCACGAAAAGATCTAAATCCAATAAACCATTCAAGAAAATCATGAAAAGATGTCCGTCTACGACATTAGTTGATGGGATGCATCAGGAAAGGGCCATGGACAATGAATTGTCGACCAATTTCGTAATGAAAGAGGACTGTGCATGGTCGGCAAATATTAGAAAAAAGAGGTCTCAAACTCGTGGTGGAAAGAATAAAATTTGCTGCGGGGGGAAACCTCTAGAACCACAAGGATATACTTCTATTTTAACGTGGTCGGTCCAACATAAAAGGAAGCGTTCAAATATATATGCTCAAAGTCGTGTGTGTTTAGTTCCAACGGATTTTGAAGCTGCTCAAAGTCGTGTGTGTTTAGTACCAATGGATTTTCCTTCAAAAGCCGGTGTAAAAGAAAATGTTGAAGATCTTGTAGAGATTTCAATCAAGCAGATTGAGACTCCAATTTCAGTTGGCCAACATCTTGACCTGAAAAATATGTTTTTGAACCTAAATG CGCATGAAATCCGAGGTATGACTGATTTTATTTGCCAGAGGTTTGAGAGCCTATGCATATCAGATGTCAATAACCAACTTGTGTTGTCGGACAAAAAATCCGGTGGTGCAATTTATAACCAACTTGTGTTGCGCAATCAAAAAACCGGTGGTGCAATTGATAAGCAACTTGTGTTGCGGGATCAAAAAGCCGGTGGTGCAATTTTTGCTTATGAAGGGAAATTTGATCTTTTAAGGAGACGGAAACTACTGCCAAAAGTTGATCTTGATGCTGAGACATTGAGGGTCTGGAAATTGCTGATGGAAACAGATGGGACTGAAGACACTGGAGAAGGAGAGGATGAGACTAAAAAGGATTGGGATAATCTGAGAGAAATGTTTCGTGGGCGAATGGAGTCATTTATttcttgcatgcatcatatacaag GGGACAGACGATTCTCTCCATGGAAAGGGTCAGTTGTCGACTCGGTGATTGGAGTTTTCCTAACTCAAAACGTCAGCGACCATCTTTCGAG TTCTGCTTTTATGTCTCTTGCCGCAAAATTTCCTCCATCTATGACTAAACGGAGCAATTCGAACAAGAATAATGTGGGTCATCAAGAATCTGTTGACATTGATGCGCCTCGTGATCAATCTACTCACGAGAATAATGAGGAACCATGCTTATGTTCAACCAAGCAAGATATGAGACAAATTTGCTCTTGTGCCAAAACTACCTCTTCTCAACTACGTACCAGTAAGAACTTTGCGGTACTGAAGGAGGTTCTACATGGGGAGGAAACTATGTCGCACCAGCAAATTAACAATCAGGAAGAGGATAAAATCTCATGTGATGAGAGCATAATTGATACGAAATCTGGAGATGCGTGTGCAGGTTCCATTTCTTGTAAAAGTCGAGATACCATTTCTAGACCTTGTACCGGTGAGAATTCTGCATTTTTCAATCACGAGGAGATAGCTGATGTGAAATACGGAGACACAGCTCCGGTTATTCCAGATTCGTCTGCACATAAAAGTTCAACCACCATTGCCAGACCCTGTTCCAGTGAAAATGCCTATATATTTAGACAGGATTTATTGGTTGAAGAAGATACATTTCTCCAGCAATATTACAGGCATGAAGATAATAAGACATCGTGTGATGAAAGCGTAGCTAATTTGAAGTTTCGAACTTCACAGAGTGATACTAGTGCTTCGAAACCAGACGACATATCTGATTTGGATG ATCTTGGAAACATAAACATCAACGGTCTACCCAATGTCGGCAAGAACCGCGAATCTGCAGGAGGAAGAAACAAACGTGTAGTGAAGGAGAAGCAAGAAAGCCCAATTAAGTGGGATGACTTGAGGGAACAATATTCTCGTGGCAAATCAAAAGATCCAGTGAATGATAACATTGATTCTGCCGACTGGGAAGCGGTCAGACAAGCATCAGTTGAAGAGGTTGCTAAAGTAATCATGAACCGGGGGATGAACAACATTCTTGCTGGTAGAATCAAG GATTTCCTTGATCGAATGATTGAAGATCATGGAGCTATCGATCTGGAGTGGCTAAGAGATGTTCCACCTGATAAAGCAAA GGATTACTTGTTGAGCATACCTGGACTTGGCTTGAAGAGTACTGAGTGCGTGAGACTCTTGACGCTTCGTCACCATGCCTTCCCG GTTGATACCAACGTTGGACGGATTTTGGTGCGTCTTGGATGGGTCCCTCTTCTTCCACTTCCAGAGGATGTTCAGATACATCTTTTAAACAA TTACCCTTTAGTGGATACCATCCAGAAGTACATCTGGCCACGTTTGTGCAAAATTTCTAATCAAACACT GTATGAATGTCATTACCAGATGATCACCTTTGGAAAG GTGTTTTGTACAAAGAGACAGCCCAATTGCAATGCATGTCCAATGAGAGGACAATGCAGGCATTTTGCAAGTGCATATGCTAG TGCCAGGCTACGCCTTCCAGGAGTGCAGGGAGGGAGTAATGAGTCTGAGCCTCAAGTTAAATCTAGTCAAAATGCTATGGATATAGATCCGCCTCTGTTGGTTCATTGTGACGATGATGTCTCGAGAGTAGGGGACATATGCTTGAATTCGGAACCGATTGTAGAATTCCCCCCATCACCTGAACCTGCAGCTAGAGAAATGGCAGAGCGGGACATCGAAGATTTTGGATATGAATCTGAAGACGAGATCCCCCCGTTTCAACTCAATCAAGAAGAGTTCTCTAAGAACCTGCAGGATTTTATTGAGAAAACAAATTTGTTAAATGGAGAAGCTACTACCACTTCGAAAGAGCTGGTTGTCTTGAGCCCTGAAGCTGCATCAATTCCCATGCCCAAGCTAAAGTTCGTGGGCCGGTTAAGGACAGTACACCAAGT CTATGAAATTCCAGATTCCCACCCTCTTTTGGCAGGG TTTGAAAAACGAGAACCTGACGATCCATGCCCATATCTTCTTGCAATATGGACAAACG AGTGTTCCCAACCTCCAAAAAGTACATGCAGTTGTCGGGAGTCGATGACATGTGATGTTTGTGCATGCTGTTTGAGAGATGAGGTTCAGACACAAAATGACGAGTCAATTCAAGGGACAATGCTG ATACCATGCCGGACAGCAAATAGGGGGTCCTTTCCTCTAAATGGGACATATTTTCAGGTCAACGAG GTTTTTGCAGATCATGAATCTAGCCATCGGCCAATATCTGTTCCAAGAAAATGGATTTGGAGGTTAAGGAGAAGGTCATTGTATTGTGGAACATCCACAACATCAATATTTAGAG GCATGACAACAGATGAGATACAATATTGTTTCTGGAGAG GTTTTATCTGTGTAAGAGCAACTGACAGGGTGACTCGGGCACCAAGACCACTTGGAACGAGGTTTCATGTCTGCAAAACAAGGGTTTTAGGCGACGAGTAA